The window AGCTCCTCTCTGAAGTGATTCGAGACTTTGCGGAGGGAGAAATTCGCCAAGGACTGAATTGTTTTGACACCAGCTTGTCCATCGAAGCGTATTTAGAGAAGAGCTATTACAAAACCGCCTCGCTGATTGCCAATAGTTCTAAAGCGGCGGGATTGCTCAGTGGAGTCTCTGCCGATCTTGCGAAAGACTTATATGCTTATGGTCGCCATTTTGGTTTGGCATTCCAAATTCGGGATGACATCTTAGACTTTACGGCTTCTACAGAGGTCTTGGGCAAGCCAGCAGGTTCCGATCTCGCCGGAGGCAATCTTACGGCTCCAGTTCTTTATGCAATGGAAGAAAAACCCGATTTAGCGGTTTTGATCGAACGAGAGTTTTCCCAAGCGGGGGATCTCGATCGCGCGATGGAACTGGTACAAGAAAGTAATGGAATCGAGAGATCGCGCGAATTAGCAATCCACCATGCTCGTCTCGCGGTTCAATACCTCAAACAACTCAAACCTTCTGAATCGAGTCAGGCGTTGATGGATTTAACGGACTATGTGGTCAGTCGT is drawn from Lusitaniella coriacea LEGE 07157 and contains these coding sequences:
- the sds gene encoding solanesyl diphosphate synthase, which gives rise to MTSVTSLFAPVDTDLCILVENLQQLIGARHPILSAAAEHLFGAGGKRLRPAIVLLVSRGTMLDREITPRHRRLAEITEMIHTASLVHDDVVDESAIRRSVPTVNSLFGNRIAVLAGDFLFAQSSWYLANLDNLEVVKLLSEVIRDFAEGEIRQGLNCFDTSLSIEAYLEKSYYKTASLIANSSKAAGLLSGVSADLAKDLYAYGRHFGLAFQIRDDILDFTASTEVLGKPAGSDLAGGNLTAPVLYAMEEKPDLAVLIEREFSQAGDLDRAMELVQESNGIERSRELAIHHARLAVQYLKQLKPSESSQALMDLTDYVVSRLY